From a single Scomber japonicus isolate fScoJap1 chromosome 12, fScoJap1.pri, whole genome shotgun sequence genomic region:
- the alg3 gene encoding dol-P-Man:Man(5)GlcNAc(2)-PP-Dol alpha-1,3-mannosyltransferase → MAGGVLRKKPPGSPSPLWGTLHTLWQDKHLVLFKTEYTLLVVSVLWLLEILINVWVIQKVAYTEIDWKAYMDEVEGVINGTYDYTQLKGDTGPLVYPAGFVYIFTALYYITSHGVNIRLGQYIFAVFYLITLLLVFRIYYRTKKVPPYVFFFVCCASYRIHSIFVLRLFNDPVAMMLLFAAINLFMDGHWTLGCGLYSLAVSVKMNVLLFAPGLLFLLLTEFGLIRTIPKLSLCAGIQLLLGLPFLLENPVGYMSRAFDLGRQFMFKWTVNWRFLPEWLFLNRYFHLLLLSVHLLTLLLFALRRWKRPGENILEILREPSKRTVPAQKNTVDQIVLILFTSNFIGMCFSRSLHYQFYVWYFHTLPYLLWSGGVKKLAHLLRVLILGLIELSWNTYPSTNSSSAALHVCHLIILLCLWLAPPLLSAPAETQGDAPVKDKRQ, encoded by the exons ATGGCAGGAGGAGTATTGCGGAAAAAACCTCCCGGCTCCCCGTCTCCTCTTTGGGGGACGCTTCACACACTGTGGCAGGACAAACATTTGGTCCTGTTTAAGACGGAATACACATTACTGGTCGTTTCAGTGTTGTGGTTGCTGGAAATCTTGATCAATGTGTGGGTGATACAGAAAGTAGCGT ACACTGAGATAGACTGGAAAGCCTACATGGATGAAGTGGAGGGGGTCATCAACGGCACCTATGACTACACCCAGCTTAAAGGAGACACGGGCCCCTTGGT GTACCCGGCTGGCTTTGTCTACATCTTCACAGCTCTATACTACATCACCAGTCATGGGGTGAACATCCGTCTGGGCCAGtacatttttgctgttttctaCCTCATCACACTGCTGTTGGTCTTCAGAATATACTATCGCACTAAGAAG GTTCCTCCCTacgtgtttttctttgtgtgttgtgCCTCCTATCGGATCCACTCCATCTTTGTCTTGCGACTCTTTAATGATCCAGTTGCCATGATGCTGCTGTTTGCGGCTATCAACCTCTTCATGGATGGACACTGGACCCTGGGCTGTGGACTTTACAG TTTAGCAGTATCGGTGAAAATGAACGTCCTTCTTTTTGCCCCTGGGCTACTTTTCCTCCTCCTGACTGAGTTTGGTCTCATCAGGACAATCCCGAAACTTTCTCTGTGTGCAGGCATACAG CTACTGCTTGGTCTGCCTTTCCTCCTGGAGAATCCTGTTGGTTACATGAGTCGGGCCTTTGATCTTGGACGTCAGTTTATGTTCAAGTGGACAGTCAACTGGCGCTTCCTACCAGAGTGGCTCTTCTTAAATCGCTACTTCCATTTGCTCCTGCTGTCAGTCCACCTACTCACCCTGCTCCTCTTTGCCCTCCGCCGATGGAAGAG aCCCGGAGAAAACATCCTCGAAATCCTGAGGGAACCAAGCAAGAGGACAGTTCCTGCTCAGAAAAACACTGTGGATCA GATTGTGCTGATTCTATTTACTTCTAACTTCATTGGCATGTGCTTCAGTCGTTCGTTGCACTACCAATTTTATGTCTGGTACTTCCACACACTGCCTTACCTGCTCTGGAGTGGGGGAGTCAAAAAGCTGGCACACCTGCTCAG GGTACTGATTCTGGGTCTTATCGAGCTATCGTGGAACACCTACCCCTCTACTAATAGCAGCTCAGCCGCCCTTCATGTCTGTCACCTTAtcatcctcctctgtctgtgGCTGGCTCCACCCCTGCTTTCAGCACCTGCT